The genomic stretch GAGTGGTGGTCGGCGTAATCGATGAGCTCGGCGTCGGTCAGCACCTTCTCGGTCATCAGCTTGGAGTGCCAGTAGGTCGCCCAGCCTTCGTTCATGATCTTGGTCTGCGCCTGCGGCGCGTAGTAGTAGGCCTCCTCGCGGACGATCGCCAGGACGTCCCGCTGCCAGTTCTCCAGGGGGGAGTTCTCGATGAGGAACTTGAGCACGTCCCGCTGGGGGGTCTCGGGGAAACGCTTCTTGCGCTTGGCCTCCTCCTCCAGCTTCTTCTTGTGCGCCTCGATGAACTCCGGAGGGTTGATGAAGTCGTTCATGTAGGACTTGCTCTTCATCCGCCGGATCTGAGGCTTCGGCTCCTCGGCCCCGTCCCGCTCCCGGACGCGCTCCCGCACGATGAAGGGGGAGTGAGGGTCGATCAGGTTCTCGAGCGACAGGCAGCTGTCGACGTAGTTCTCGACCGCCTCGACCCCGTGCGCGTCCATGTAGCGGCGGATGCGGGTCGCGTGGTTGGCCATCACGTCCATCATCTTGCGGTTGGTCTTGGAGAACGCCAGATTGTTCTTGAAGAAGTCGCAGTGGGCGTAGACGTGCGCCATGACCAGCTTCTGGTCGACGATCTGGTTGCACTCGAGAAGGTAGGCGTAGCAGGGGTCGTTGTTGATGACCATCTCGTAGATCTTCGACAGGCCATAGGAGTAGGACTTCTGAAGGTGCTCGTACTCCATGCCGAAGCGCCAGTGCGGATAGCGCGTCGGAAACCCTCCGAAGGCGGCGACCTGGTTGAGTCCCCGGTAGTCGAGGAGCTCGAAGATGACGGGGAAGAAGTCCAGGCCGAAGGCGCGCGCGTGCCCCTCGATCTCCTCCTGCAGCTCCTGCAGGTCCTTCGGCAGGTTGGCCACCGTCAGCGCCCCCGTCCAAGAAAATCCTTGATCGACTGATAGATCCCGTCCTTGTTCTCGATCTTCGACAGGGCGATCCGCTCGTCGTCCGCGCAACCCTCCTTGAGGTCCACGAGGAACTGGCCGGTGCCGTACGGGCTCTCGACCTGGCCGTAGCAGAACAGGTTGACGCGCGGCAGGACCTGGGACTTGAGGAGGGTGATGCACTCCTCGGTGTCCCCCTGCGACCAGTTGTCGCCGTCCGAGAAGTGCAGGCAGTAGATGTTCCATTCCTCCGCGGGATAGTCCATCTCCATGATGCGGGCGCACAGCCTGTAGGCCGCCGAGATCACGGTCCCGCCCGACTCGCGCGTATGGTAGAACGTGTCGCGATCGACCTCGCGCGCCTCGGCGTCGTGGATGATGTAGCGGATCTCCACGCCCTTGTAGTGGTGCCGGAGCCAGGTGTCGATCCAGAACGACTCGATGCGCACGATCTCCTTCTGCTCCTCGCCCATCGATCCCGAGACGTCCATCATGTAGATGATCACGGCGTTGGCCTGCGGCATGACGGCGCTCTTCCACGATCGGTAGCGCTTGTCGGCGCGGATCGGGATGAGGATCGGGTTGTCCGGGCGGTAGGTGCCGGTGGAGATGCTGCGCTTCAGCGTCTCCTTGTAGGTCCGCTTGAAGTGCCGGAGCGTCTCGGGGCCGTAGCGCGAGATCCCCGTGTAGCGGTCCTTCGAGGACATGATGTTCTTGCGGCCCTTGGGCCTGATTTCCGGGAGCTCCAGCTCCTCCCCGAGCATCTCGGCCAGCTCGTCCAGCGAGAGGTCCACCTCGAGCAGGTGCTCGCCCGGCTGGTTCCCCGCCTCGCGCTTGCCGCCCTCGACCTCTCCGGCTCCCAGGACGGTGCCGATCGCCCCCTCGCCCTGGCCGACCCCGCCGGTCTGCTTGGGTCCGTAGACGAACTGCGGAATGCGGATCTGGGGGAGGGGAATCGAGATGTAGTCCTTGCCGCGGCGGCCGATGAGCTCGCCGCTCGAGATGTACTTCTTGAGCTCCTTCTTGATCCGCCCGCGGATGATCTGCTTGAAGCGGTTGTGGTCCTGCTCGATCCTGAGGATCACGCCGATCCCCCCTCCGACAGAAACGCCCCTGCAGGGCTCCCGGCGACCGTCCGCCCGCGGCCCGGCAGGGGCATCAGAAACACGGCTGGGAGCCCGTCAGTCGCGGGCGTCGCCCCGGGCGAAGATGCTGGCCACGTAATGCAGCACATCCGTGGCGCAGATGTCGCAATAGCCGTAGTCCTTCTTCAGCCGG from Candidatus Polarisedimenticolia bacterium encodes the following:
- a CDS encoding DUF444 family protein — translated: MILRIEQDHNRFKQIIRGRIKKELKKYISSGELIGRRGKDYISIPLPQIRIPQFVYGPKQTGGVGQGEGAIGTVLGAGEVEGGKREAGNQPGEHLLEVDLSLDELAEMLGEELELPEIRPKGRKNIMSSKDRYTGISRYGPETLRHFKRTYKETLKRSISTGTYRPDNPILIPIRADKRYRSWKSAVMPQANAVIIYMMDVSGSMGEEQKEIVRIESFWIDTWLRHHYKGVEIRYIIHDAEAREVDRDTFYHTRESGGTVISAAYRLCARIMEMDYPAEEWNIYCLHFSDGDNWSQGDTEECITLLKSQVLPRVNLFCYGQVESPYGTGQFLVDLKEGCADDERIALSKIENKDGIYQSIKDFLGRGR
- a CDS encoding SpoVR family protein, with translation MANLPKDLQELQEEIEGHARAFGLDFFPVIFELLDYRGLNQVAAFGGFPTRYPHWRFGMEYEHLQKSYSYGLSKIYEMVINNDPCYAYLLECNQIVDQKLVMAHVYAHCDFFKNNLAFSKTNRKMMDVMANHATRIRRYMDAHGVEAVENYVDSCLSLENLIDPHSPFIVRERVRERDGAEEPKPQIRRMKSKSYMNDFINPPEFIEAHKKKLEEEAKRKKRFPETPQRDVLKFLIENSPLENWQRDVLAIVREEAYYYAPQAQTKIMNEGWATYWHSKLMTEKVLTDAELIDYADHHSGTLGGRSGRLNPYKLGVELYRNIEERWNKGRFGKEFDDCEDLVERARWDRKAGLGREKIFEVRRHCTDVTFIDNYLTEDFCREHKLFLYDFNPKTGMYQISDRDFKKVKQRLLFQLTNFGQPFIFVVDGNFRNKGELLLQHKFEGAELKHDYARDTLRNIQRVWGRPVNLDTLVDEKARRISFDGEEFEEKDITDKVA